The Rhodocytophaga rosea genome has a segment encoding these proteins:
- the argS gene encoding arginine--tRNA ligase: MIDIESSLQQTIGQGFKELFGTEVPVTDISLQPTRKDFEGTHTFVTFPFAKAAKKNPAETARLLGEYLKEKSHLISSFNVVQGFLNLSIADEAWIEVFKSMAADPEFGMQPSNGQTVMVEYSSPNTNKPLHLGHLRNNFLGYSVAQILEANGYKVIKANLVNDRGIHICKSMLAYEKFGNGENPESSGLKGDHLVGDYYVKFENERRKQWNNIKEKAEREYKKMYLPHKERERKQIDIITKVIIDTYKSDNENAKPVSIDEYDKLIRSLLEKKYNDIISNPSYIGNTFESLLKDEPHVEIPYEVKEFLNEEFQKLINESERLVPLIYEAQQMLVKWEKGDEETVALWRKMNGWVYEGFDQTYKRMGVDFDKMYYESNTYVLGKDIVEEGLAKGVFFKKENGSVWIDLTAEGLDEKLVLRADGTSVYITQDLGTADLKYKDFGMDKSIYVVGNEQDYHFNVLFAILKKLGKHYAEGSYHLSYGMVDLPTGRMKSREGTVVDADDLMEEMVQTATIRTQELGKIEEFTEEGAKVLYEMLGIGALKYFLLKVDPRKRMLFNPDEAIELQGHTATFIQYTHARISTILRKSEQTGVEKQFSSLTRLHPVERDVIALLATLPDRIKEAGNNYTPSVLSQYAYELAKEYNRFFAEVSIFNADTAEEKSFRVALSAQVGKTIRKSMSLLGIQVPERM, encoded by the coding sequence ATGATTGATATAGAATCTTCACTGCAACAGACCATCGGACAAGGATTTAAAGAACTTTTTGGAACAGAAGTACCCGTTACAGACATTAGCCTGCAGCCTACCCGCAAAGATTTTGAGGGTACTCATACCTTTGTAACATTCCCTTTTGCCAAAGCCGCTAAAAAAAATCCGGCAGAAACTGCCCGTTTGCTGGGAGAATACCTCAAAGAAAAAAGCCATCTGATTAGTTCTTTCAATGTCGTACAAGGTTTTCTTAACTTAAGTATTGCAGATGAAGCCTGGATAGAAGTTTTCAAAAGTATGGCTGCTGATCCGGAATTTGGTATGCAGCCTTCCAATGGCCAAACGGTGATGGTAGAATACTCTTCACCTAATACCAATAAACCGCTGCATCTGGGACATTTACGCAATAACTTTTTAGGCTATTCTGTGGCTCAGATTCTGGAAGCCAACGGATACAAAGTGATAAAAGCAAATCTGGTGAACGACCGGGGCATTCATATTTGTAAATCCATGCTGGCGTACGAAAAATTCGGCAATGGCGAAAACCCCGAATCTTCTGGTCTGAAAGGCGATCATTTAGTTGGAGATTATTATGTGAAGTTTGAAAATGAAAGAAGAAAGCAATGGAATAATATAAAAGAAAAAGCCGAAAGAGAATATAAAAAAATGTATCTTCCTCATAAAGAAAGAGAAAGAAAGCAGATTGATATTATTACTAAAGTGATAATTGATACTTATAAGTCTGACAATGAAAATGCTAAACCAGTATCAATAGATGAATACGATAAATTAATAAGATCATTATTAGAAAAGAAATACAATGATATTATTAGTAATCCAAGTTATATAGGAAACACTTTTGAATCCCTTCTTAAAGATGAGCCACATGTAGAAATTCCTTATGAAGTCAAAGAGTTTCTTAATGAAGAATTTCAAAAATTGATAAATGAAAGTGAAAGATTAGTACCATTAATATATGAAGCGCAGCAAATGCTGGTAAAATGGGAAAAAGGGGATGAAGAAACTGTAGCCTTATGGCGGAAAATGAACGGATGGGTATATGAAGGTTTCGACCAGACTTACAAACGCATGGGCGTGGATTTTGATAAAATGTATTACGAATCCAATACCTATGTGCTGGGAAAAGATATTGTAGAAGAAGGCCTGGCTAAAGGTGTATTCTTTAAAAAAGAAAATGGCTCAGTATGGATAGACCTGACCGCAGAAGGACTGGACGAAAAACTGGTACTACGGGCTGACGGCACATCTGTATATATTACCCAGGATCTGGGAACCGCCGACCTGAAATACAAGGATTTTGGCATGGACAAATCCATTTATGTGGTAGGCAATGAACAGGATTATCATTTTAATGTACTGTTTGCCATTCTGAAAAAATTAGGCAAACACTATGCGGAGGGTTCTTATCACTTATCGTATGGCATGGTAGATTTACCCACCGGCCGTATGAAATCCCGGGAAGGAACCGTAGTTGATGCCGACGATCTAATGGAAGAAATGGTACAAACGGCCACTATCCGTACACAGGAACTGGGTAAAATTGAAGAATTTACAGAAGAAGGAGCCAAAGTATTATATGAAATGCTGGGAATCGGTGCATTAAAGTATTTTCTGCTCAAAGTAGACCCCAGAAAACGTATGCTATTCAATCCAGATGAAGCCATCGAACTACAGGGACACACAGCTACATTTATTCAGTATACGCATGCCCGTATTTCTACCATTTTGCGAAAAAGCGAACAGACGGGTGTTGAAAAGCAATTTAGCAGCTTAACCAGACTACATCCGGTAGAGCGGGATGTAATTGCCTTACTCGCTACTCTTCCTGATAGAATAAAGGAAGCTGGCAATAATTATACACCTTCTGTACTTTCGCAGTATGCGTATGAACTGGCAAAGGAATATAATCGTTTTTTTGCTGAAGTATCTATTTTTAATGCAGATACAGCGGAAGAAAAAAGCTTCCGGGTAGCATTATCTGCACAAGTAGGTAAAACAATTCGCAAGTCGATGAGTTTACTGGGTATCCAGGTGCCGGAGCGGATGTAG
- a CDS encoding glutathione peroxidase: protein MKLFSFSFLMLIAGIGLLYKTSTTDAVNMGEKPKQSFYDFKLNSIEGKPIDFKKYKGKKVLLVNVASKCGFTPQYGELEELHEKYGDKLVILGFPANNFKEQEPGSNEEIAEFCQKNYGVKFQMFEKISVVGEDQHPLYQWLSKKELNGWNDQAPKWNFSKYLINEKGELVKFFESKVKPTSEEVLSAINS, encoded by the coding sequence ATGAAACTCTTTTCTTTCTCATTTCTGATGCTGATTGCCGGCATTGGTTTATTGTACAAAACTTCTACTACCGATGCCGTAAACATGGGTGAAAAACCAAAACAATCTTTCTACGATTTTAAACTAAACTCTATTGAAGGAAAGCCTATCGATTTTAAAAAGTACAAAGGCAAAAAAGTATTGCTGGTAAATGTGGCTTCTAAATGCGGATTTACACCTCAATATGGCGAACTGGAAGAATTGCACGAAAAATACGGCGATAAACTGGTAATCTTAGGTTTTCCGGCCAATAATTTCAAAGAGCAGGAACCAGGCAGTAACGAAGAAATTGCTGAATTCTGCCAGAAAAATTATGGCGTAAAATTCCAGATGTTTGAGAAAATATCTGTTGTTGGGGAAGACCAGCATCCCTTATACCAGTGGTTATCCAAAAAAGAACTGAATGGCTGGAATGACCAGGCACCTAAATGGAATTTCTCCAAATACCTGATTAATGAAAAAGGCGAATTAGTAAAATTCTTCGAATCTAAAGTGAAACCCACCAGTGAGGAAGTGTTGAGCGCTATTAACAGCTAA
- a CDS encoding 1,4-dihydroxy-2-naphthoate polyprenyltransferase, with protein MNLKAWLSAFRLRTLPLALSSIGMGSFLAASHQQFDLSIFILCALTTILLQILSNLANDYGDSIHGADNIERQGPQRAVQSGQISRRQMGTAIIVCALLAFGTGIYLLYEALKDASRNTILLFLGLGILSIIAAITYTAGKKPYGYAGLGDVSVLLFFGWVGVIGTFYLHTQEYHWLTLLPATSCGLFAVAVLNINNIRDIESDKKAGKLSIPVRLGKSRAVLYHWILLALGVACAVWYVVFTYNNIFQFLFLLSIPLLWKNASGVWRKHKASELDPYLKQMALTTLFFILTFGIGQLVHL; from the coding sequence ATGAACCTTAAAGCCTGGCTTTCTGCATTCCGCTTACGAACCTTACCACTAGCTTTATCCAGCATTGGAATGGGCAGCTTTCTGGCTGCTTCCCATCAACAATTTGATCTCAGTATTTTTATCCTTTGTGCCCTCACTACTATATTACTACAAATTCTTTCTAACCTTGCTAATGATTATGGTGATTCGATACATGGAGCCGATAACATAGAAAGACAAGGACCACAACGGGCGGTACAATCCGGGCAGATTTCACGTAGGCAGATGGGAACAGCTATTATTGTTTGTGCCTTGCTGGCGTTTGGCACAGGTATTTATTTGTTGTATGAAGCTTTAAAAGACGCATCCAGAAATACTATTCTGTTATTTTTAGGATTAGGTATTCTTTCCATTATTGCCGCCATCACCTACACAGCAGGAAAAAAACCTTATGGATATGCTGGCCTGGGTGATGTATCGGTATTATTATTTTTTGGCTGGGTGGGCGTAATAGGCACCTTTTATCTCCATACCCAGGAGTACCACTGGCTTACTTTACTACCTGCTACCAGTTGTGGTTTATTTGCAGTCGCTGTTCTAAACATAAATAATATCCGTGATATAGAATCGGATAAAAAGGCTGGTAAACTTTCTATTCCAGTTCGCTTGGGAAAATCCAGAGCTGTATTGTACCATTGGATATTGCTTGCTTTGGGAGTAGCTTGTGCGGTATGGTATGTGGTATTTACTTATAATAACATATTCCAGTTTCTTTTCCTGTTAAGTATACCTTTATTATGGAAAAATGCTAGCGGTGTGTGGCGCAAACACAAAGCCTCAGAACTTGATCCATATCTGAAACAAATGGCACTCACTACCCTATTTTTTATCCTCACTTTTGGAATCGGCCAGCTTGTTCATCTATAG